A window from Pseudooceanicola algae encodes these proteins:
- the rpoB gene encoding DNA-directed RNA polymerase subunit beta, producing MAQTYLGQKRLRKYYGKIREVLEMPNLIEVQKSSYELFLKSGDQIDPADGEGIKGVFQSVFPIKDFNETAVLEFVKYELEKPKYDVEECMQRDMTYSGPLKVTLRLIVFDIDEDTGAKSVKDIKEQDVFMGDMPLMTHNGTFIVNGTERVIVSQMHRSPGVFFDHDKGKTHSSGKLLFACRIIPYRGSWLDFEFDAKDNVYARIDRRRKLPVTTLLYALGLDQESIMDAYYNTVDYTYRRGQGWVTKFFPERVRGTRPTYDLVDADSGEIIAEAGKKVTPRAVKKLIDEEAVKNLLMPFDRIVGKFVSKDIINEDNGAIYVEAGDELTLEYDKEGEIIGGTVKDLIDAGITEIPVLDIDNITVGPYMRNTMAMDKNMNRNTALMDIYRVMRPGEPPTVEAASNLFDTLFFDSERYDLSAVGRVKMNMRLALEKPDTQRTLDREDIVACIKALVELRDGKGEIDDIDHLGNRRVRSVGELMENQYRVGLLRMERAIKERMSSVEIDTVMPQDLINAKPAAAAVREFFGSSQLSQFMDQTNPLSEVTHKRRLSALGPGGLTRERAGFEVRDVHATHYGRMCPIETPEGPNIGLINSLATFARVNKYGFIETPYRVVKDKQVTDEVHYMSATEEQRHVVAQANASLDDGGVFTNEMVNTRQAGEYTLTPTENVDLIDVSPKQLVSVAASLIPFLENDDANRALMGSNMQRQAVPLLRAEAPLVGTGIEEVVARDSGAAIMAKRGGIIDQVDAQRIVIRATEDLELGDAGVDIYRMRKFQRSNQNTCINQRPLVKVGDKVVKGEVVADGPSTDMGELALGKNIIVAFMPWNGYNYEDSILISERISRDDVFTSIHIEEFEVAARDTKLGPEEITRDIPNVGEEALRNLDEAGIVYIGADVEPGDILVGKITPKGESPMTPEEKLLRAIFGEKASDVRDTSLRVKPGDYGTVVEVRVFNRHGVEKDERALQIEREEVEQLSRDRDDELAILDRNIYARLKDMLLGKKAVKGPKGVKAGSEITEDLLGMLSRGQWWQLALEDDQEAQIVEALNEQYEAQKRALDARFEDKVEKVRRGDDLPPGVMKMVKVFIAVKRKLQPGDKMAGRHGNKGVVSRVVPMEDMPFLEDGTPVDFCLNPLGVPSRMNVGQILETHTGWAARGLGLKIDDALQDYRRSGDMSPVREALRIAYGDDVYEEGFSVMDDDQMLEAAGNVTSGVPIATPVFDGAKEADVNDALRRAGFDESGQSVLFDGRTGEQFARKVTVGMKYLLKLHHLVDDKIHARSTGPYSLVTQQPLGGKAQFGGQRFGEMEVWALEAYGAAYTLQEMLTVKSDDVAGRTKVYESIVKGEDNFEAGVPESFNVLVKEVRGLGLNMELLDAEEEE from the coding sequence ATGGCTCAGACCTATCTTGGTCAGAAACGTCTTCGCAAATACTACGGTAAAATTCGCGAAGTTCTTGAAATGCCGAACCTTATCGAGGTTCAGAAAAGCTCCTACGAACTCTTCCTGAAATCCGGAGACCAGATTGACCCCGCCGATGGCGAAGGGATCAAGGGTGTTTTCCAGTCGGTGTTCCCGATCAAGGATTTCAATGAGACGGCTGTTCTGGAGTTCGTGAAATACGAGCTCGAAAAGCCCAAGTACGACGTCGAAGAATGCATGCAGCGCGACATGACCTACAGCGGACCGCTGAAGGTCACGCTGCGTCTGATCGTCTTCGATATCGACGAAGATACCGGCGCCAAGTCGGTCAAGGACATCAAGGAACAGGATGTCTTCATGGGCGACATGCCCCTGATGACCCATAACGGGACGTTCATCGTGAACGGCACCGAACGTGTGATCGTGTCCCAGATGCACCGTTCGCCCGGCGTGTTCTTCGACCATGACAAGGGCAAGACGCACTCCTCGGGCAAGCTGCTGTTCGCCTGCCGGATCATTCCCTACCGTGGCTCCTGGCTCGACTTCGAATTCGACGCCAAGGACAATGTCTATGCCCGGATCGACCGTCGTCGCAAACTGCCGGTGACGACCCTGCTCTATGCTCTCGGGCTGGACCAGGAATCGATCATGGACGCTTATTACAACACGGTTGACTACACCTACCGTCGCGGCCAGGGCTGGGTGACCAAGTTCTTCCCCGAGCGCGTTCGTGGCACGCGCCCGACCTATGACCTTGTCGATGCCGACTCGGGCGAGATCATTGCCGAAGCCGGCAAGAAGGTGACCCCGCGCGCCGTCAAGAAGCTGATCGACGAAGAAGCGGTGAAGAACCTGCTGATGCCCTTCGACCGCATCGTCGGCAAGTTCGTGTCCAAGGACATCATCAACGAAGACAACGGCGCCATCTACGTCGAAGCCGGGGACGAACTGACCCTGGAATACGACAAGGAAGGCGAGATCATCGGCGGGACCGTCAAGGACCTGATCGATGCCGGGATCACCGAGATCCCCGTGCTGGATATCGACAACATCACCGTGGGCCCGTACATGCGGAACACCATGGCGATGGACAAGAACATGAACCGCAACACCGCGCTCATGGACATCTACCGCGTCATGCGTCCGGGTGAACCGCCCACCGTCGAAGCCGCGTCGAACCTGTTCGACACGCTGTTCTTCGACAGCGAGCGGTATGACCTGTCCGCCGTCGGCCGCGTCAAGATGAACATGCGCCTGGCGCTTGAAAAGCCCGACACCCAGCGGACCCTGGATCGCGAAGACATCGTCGCCTGCATCAAGGCGCTGGTCGAACTGCGTGACGGCAAGGGCGAAATCGACGACATCGACCACCTCGGCAACCGTCGTGTGCGCTCGGTCGGCGAACTGATGGAAAATCAGTACCGCGTCGGTTTGCTGCGCATGGAGCGCGCGATCAAGGAACGTATGTCCAGCGTCGAAATCGACACGGTCATGCCCCAGGATCTGATCAACGCCAAACCGGCGGCCGCGGCCGTCCGCGAATTCTTCGGCTCCTCGCAGCTGTCGCAGTTCATGGACCAAACCAACCCGCTGTCCGAAGTGACGCACAAACGCCGCCTTTCGGCGCTTGGCCCGGGTGGTCTGACCCGCGAACGTGCCGGCTTCGAAGTGCGTGACGTTCACGCCACCCACTACGGCCGGATGTGCCCGATTGAAACGCCGGAAGGCCCGAACATCGGTCTGATCAACAGCCTCGCGACCTTCGCGCGGGTGAACAAGTACGGCTTCATCGAGACCCCCTACCGGGTCGTCAAGGACAAGCAGGTCACCGACGAGGTGCACTACATGTCCGCGACGGAGGAACAGCGTCACGTGGTGGCCCAGGCCAACGCATCGCTGGATGACGGCGGCGTCTTCACGAACGAGATGGTCAACACCCGTCAGGCCGGCGAATACACGCTGACCCCGACGGAAAACGTGGACCTGATCGACGTCTCGCCGAAGCAGCTGGTCTCGGTCGCTGCCTCGTTGATCCCGTTCCTTGAAAACGATGACGCCAACCGCGCTCTTATGGGCTCGAACATGCAGCGTCAGGCGGTTCCGCTTCTGCGGGCCGAGGCGCCGCTGGTCGGCACCGGGATCGAGGAAGTCGTGGCACGGGATTCCGGCGCGGCCATCATGGCCAAACGCGGCGGGATCATCGACCAGGTGGATGCGCAGCGGATCGTGATCCGTGCAACCGAGGATCTCGAGCTTGGCGATGCCGGGGTCGACATCTACCGGATGCGCAAGTTCCAGCGGTCGAACCAGAACACCTGCATCAACCAGCGTCCGCTGGTGAAGGTGGGCGACAAGGTCGTGAAGGGCGAAGTGGTTGCCGATGGTCCGTCCACGGACATGGGCGAACTGGCCCTGGGCAAGAACATCATCGTCGCCTTCATGCCGTGGAATGGCTACAACTACGAAGACTCCATCCTGATCTCCGAGCGTATCTCGCGCGACGACGTCTTCACCTCGATCCACATCGAGGAATTCGAAGTTGCCGCCCGTGACACGAAGCTGGGTCCGGAAGAAATCACCCGCGACATTCCCAACGTCGGTGAAGAAGCGCTGCGCAACCTCGACGAGGCTGGCATCGTCTACATCGGTGCGGACGTGGAACCGGGCGACATTCTTGTCGGGAAGATCACGCCGAAGGGCGAAAGCCCGATGACGCCGGAAGAAAAGCTTCTGCGCGCCATCTTCGGTGAAAAGGCTTCGGACGTTCGTGACACCTCGCTGCGCGTGAAGCCGGGCGATTACGGCACTGTCGTCGAAGTGCGGGTCTTCAACCGTCACGGCGTCGAAAAGGACGAACGTGCCCTGCAGATCGAGCGCGAAGAAGTCGAACAGCTGTCGCGTGACCGCGATGACGAACTGGCGATCCTGGACCGCAACATCTATGCGCGTCTGAAGGACATGCTGCTTGGCAAGAAGGCTGTCAAAGGCCCGAAAGGCGTCAAGGCCGGGTCCGAGATCACCGAGGACCTGCTGGGCATGCTCAGCCGTGGTCAGTGGTGGCAGCTTGCCCTGGAAGACGACCAGGAAGCCCAGATCGTCGAAGCCCTGAACGAGCAGTACGAGGCGCAGAAGCGTGCCCTGGATGCCCGTTTCGAGGACAAGGTCGAAAAGGTCCGTCGTGGCGACGACCTGCCGCCGGGTGTGATGAAGATGGTCAAGGTCTTCATTGCCGTGAAGCGCAAGCTTCAGCCGGGTGACAAGATGGCCGGTCGTCACGGGAACAAGGGTGTTGTTTCCCGCGTGGTTCCGATGGAGGACATGCCGTTCCTCGAAGACGGGACCCCGGTCGACTTCTGTCTGAACCCGCTCGGCGTGCCGTCGCGGATGAACGTCGGTCAGATCCTCGAGACCCACACCGGCTGGGCCGCGCGTGGCCTCGGCCTGAAGATCGACGATGCCCTGCAGGACTACCGTCGCTCGGGCGACATGTCCCCGGTGCGTGAAGCGCTGCGGATTGCCTACGGCGACGATGTCTACGAAGAAGGCTTCTCGGTCATGGACGACGACCAGATGCTGGAAGCGGCGGGCAACGTCACCAGCGGTGTGCCGATCGCGACTCCGGTCTTCGACGGCGCCAAGGAAGCCGATGTGAACGACGCGCTGCGCCGCGCCGGGTTCGACGAAAGCGGCCAGTCCGTTCTCTTCGATGGCCGGACGGGCGAGCAGTTCGCGCGCAAGGTGACCGTGGGCATGAA